DNA sequence from the Pomacea canaliculata isolate SZHN2017 linkage group LG7, ASM307304v1, whole genome shotgun sequence genome:
GGAAACCACACACGATGACTCCCATTTAACCCCTGCATGGAATCATAAGAATGAAAACGATTTTTGTTTAGATAACGATAACGGGACACAATTAACTGAATGTCCGAGTATAGAAATATCTGTGATTGTGGAACTGACTGTATGACAAAAGACAGCGCTCATGCTATGAAATTGATATGAAATCGaagtaaagaaaatgcaaagaagcacaaataataaaagcgTTGTCATTCGTTCGTCTTGATGGAAACCACATATGGTGACCGCCATTTAACCCTAGTATCCTGTCATAAGATTTAATACTCTTCGGGGTTTTTTTCAACAAGACGATATCAACCACAGaaaattgaaaacaataaaaataaagaaggcaATAAACCATCCACGCTTTACATTTTTGCAGTAGGtttagtaataatatttttttatttttttgaatcatttaacattttgaCCTTATCTTTGGCCACCACCCAGtcattttaaatgacaaacaaGAATTCAAGGAGTCAATCGTGAAAGGTCCCAAAGCAAATTTTGataaaagatgatttttttaactGCTGTCATTCACAATTGACATTTGCATATTGTCTTCTTGGACACCTATGTGGGCGTCCACATCAAATGCAGCCACCAATCAGTGAGTCACCTGTCCCTATAAATAAGGTGTTATGTAGTATCGCAATCACCCTGGTGACGACTACACTGAGCTGGTAAGTGTGGAGGTAACGTGTGTCTGAGTGTTCGTTTGGTATGGTCATGTGACCTGCTACACACTGTTATGATGTTTGTCTTAGTCGTTGTACTAGCGAAGGAACAGTGTATTTTCGAGAATGATGATCTTTTTAAGTGTATTCGAAGCAAATGTAATGAAAGTAACATTAATTAAACGTTTGAACAGAACGGTATAAATAGACAATAATTGATttcaatgaaaaagaaaaaaagaaaagttgtaaataaaatctgttttaatgtCAAGACATATCGACTGTACCACTACCTGATTATTTTCTCCACTTATTGAATCTTAATCATCTTTAAGGTAAAGAAACATATGCATGTACTTCAAAGGTGTGACTTGAttactttaaaagttttctcGCTTAAATAATTTGAcgagaatttttaaaataaaagaaaactattcCTTCAATACGTCTTTAATGAAGAAAGTATGAAGAATAAAAGTCGACAAGAATGGCAGACAACGTTAGTACTTTGTGTATTACTTTGTTGCCTTTtagttgtttgattttttatatGCAAGAGTTTTACTGTTAACATATGTTTAACTTGATCTTTCTCTTATGTCTTTATTCAATTTCTAGTTAAACTCTATGTTAATTATGTGTCGTTAACAAgctgattattattacttgtaCTCGAGGAAACGCTTGGCAACACATCTGGAACATTTCATAACTAGACGATTCTTTCTTAACAAATACATAAGACAAACTGGAAATTTCATCAAGCTTAGAGTTTGCGATGTTTGTAACCCCGCTTTGTTAAAAGCAGGaaccataaataatttttatgtctaCATCTCTGTGATTCTTAATAAGACAAAGTGAATGAAGCACATGGTAACTATACAGAGATTCTCATGTTTCCAGCCTCTTGTGTTTATTTGCTTGCATCTGCTCGGATCTCGGGTTAACAACCTTCCAGTTTCATCAAACACAGGATTGTCAATCAACAACACGATGGCCGTAATCACCATCCTTACTTTGCTTGTAATGCTCAAGCACTGCTCAGGTAAAATGTTATTCAGCAGaacaaatagagaaataaaataaacaaataacacatgaatagtagttataataatataatgatgAGAAAGTGGCGATAATAATGATTATATTTACAAAAGGAATGACAGGAGCAAAAGAAATAAGGACAAGTATGCGGTTAACCTTACGCTTCTTCAAACTAATACAGTTGTTTAAATTAGGcatattattaaaattgttGTTGGTACTAAACTCATtagaaaaaatgattttttaacaaatgaatgCCTTTACAGGTCATGCGATCGAAGGATGCACTCCCGGTGAACATAAAGATGTGCCACGGTATGAAATGAATTACAGATTCAAATGTGTGGACGTCCCAGCCAACTACTATGTGGCCTGGTTGATCACAAGACAGGACCCTAGCAATGGCAATCAGCTAACCAATACTGATGTGTGTTCTATGACCGATGACAGGTGCCATTCATATTCTGAGGGTTCAGGAGCAATTAGGGTTAATAACATCACAAGTATACTTTTCTTCTACCCCAGCGTTATCAACGACATCATCGGCATCACGTGTAGAGTCTTTGACAAGGAGTTAGCGCGCACCCTGTCCTACATCAACGACTATACCTGTAGTATCACCTTGTTAGGTAAGTACATAGATCATTCCTTTTTCTAATTGAAGGTTTTTAAGCTTTTATGATGGAGGTTCCAAGGCTTTGAGCTTAATAAGCATTAGTAGGAAGGACAATGTTGCTTGATTATCTTATGTTCGTAAAGGTAATGAGAACGAAAATGAAGGTGGTACAT
Encoded proteins:
- the LOC112568826 gene encoding uncharacterized protein LOC112568826, which codes for MNYRFKCVDVPANYYVAWLITRQDPSNGNQLTNTDVCSMTDDRCHSYSEGSGAIRVNNITSILFFYPSVINDIIGITCRVFDKELARTLSYINDYTCSITLLDTPKMDCVLQATHHGSRRTVLCTITNIVDLTQDYQCEFTEELEVRDF